The Epinephelus lanceolatus isolate andai-2023 chromosome 19, ASM4190304v1, whole genome shotgun sequence DNA segment ACCATTGCATATGCACAAAAAAGGGTTTGAAATGTGCTTACGCCACTTTCTAAGCATAAATTGgaatttataaagaaaaactTGACGAGGAAATGTACGTAAAAATTTAGGGAACTCTTACCCATGCATACGCACATTTTAGAGACAGGGGAAATTGGGGACACAGATGGTGTGGTGGTGAACTGACGGCAGATTGTGGAGATTAGATGTGAGAGGAATTTTCACCTTAACCATGTAAACCAGGCTAGCTGAATTAACGTTTTCGGTTGTAGTACTAAAAGATAACATCAAACAGCATTATAATTGGAGTATACTGCACCACCAGTTTTCTGTAATCTCTTCTAACACTGTGCATACATCACCAAAAACCATTTCAGTTTTCAGATAGTTTTAGTGTGTAAAATGGCTGCAGGGAACACAAGTATgcggccctgtttagacgacaacggtttctctaaaaacggaaaagtctgtcctttgcgtttcaaaaaacttctgcgtttatatgacgacgttattgaaacgataCCCGTTCACatggagccgcaaaatctactggaaatgctgtagtatgcacgccaggccaatgggtggcagtgtaaatttgcaaagcaacaccacgacatgacgccatgcgcctgcgctgaagcgccttcctctacaacgcggtgattacaaaccaaaacaaagaagacacaatggcgaaagcatgcacaaATAACTTTGTCTGGTTGGACAACAAGGTGGAGTTGCTatagtaacagatctacacttcacttcaaatcaacagggtgagcagcacaaacagagctcggcattgttgttgtgatggtcggcatgcctagtgactggaaccgtaatgtgcatgtgcgaaaagtctcagttttcagaggaactgcatattgcaagtttacatgacaacagagatgctgccgtttccaaaaaattgcactctggaacccattttcaaaacattgcattttcaggcagccaaaacacacctgtcgtgtaaacgatcagccaaaacacaactaaagtttaccgttttcagttgaagtcgttgtcgtataaacgggacctgTGTCTGATGTGCTGCGTTGACACTGCAGTACTCCACTTCTCACCCGGCACATCTTCACCACCTGCACATATGGCTTGTGTAAATTAGCAAAGACGTCAGGGTGCAactcttttcttattttatatCAGGTAGTGTCCTCCTGTTTGATGCAACATGTTCCCACTGGCTgctttttctttagtttgtgaccCCACTGGCCACCAAACAATAGGCTCTGTGCTTTCTAACCTCCAGCTCACCCACAAGCACCTCGATTTCTGCGGCAGTGCACTCTGGAGACACTGGAGACCTATGGTGGCCCATAGAGGCCAAACCTAGAAATGTGCAGCAGGGAATAGTTTTATGTTGCAGACTGAAGGGAAGAGGTGGCCTAGACAACTAGTCATGAATTAGGCCTTCTGGTGCTATTTCTACAAAGGGATTTTAGTAAAATATATCCTGAACATAGTAAATGGGGagcagggagaagaagaagaagaaaaaaaaaaaagtgcgaGCATTTTATGGGGCCCCCTAGTGGTCCAATTCCAAGTCTCATTTCTCATTTAGCGTGGATTCTCCAGAGTTTTATAAGGgccccaggtgatttaaacttgtaaatacaatgaataaaaaaaaagacaatggaGGGTGCTAATATGATGGCCGATGTGAAAACGCAAAAGACCATagcctatctagagtcagtggaCAAGGACCCGCTGCCTGTGTAGATATTAACAGCTCATTCTCAGGTAACAAAAGCAAGACGGTTATTATTCTCAGGTagttataaactaatgaaaacaaagttctgaatattatattccatttctgccaatatatccctcctctttcacactggacttttaactCAGCTTAATAAGCCAAAACTTCCAAACCAAAAACACTGGTCATGATGACTAAATGCTCTTGGTGACTTTAAGACAATGTGAGACTGTTTTATTCATCTTTCAGTGATTAAAATTTGGTATTTTGGCAACAGCAAATGTTAAAAAACTCTAAAAGAACGTGTCAGGGAAATATTAGAGATTCATCAGAGTGGTGAAATTAatgggaagtttaattaaaaaCCTCATATACCAACAACTGCTTGAAAAAAAGGTTACCCTGCTTCTTGTTAAACTGTTCCCAGATGTTGCTCCCCTCAGTTATCGGTAAAACAAAGCACCTTCCCATAAAATGTTTATCTGAATTGCGTACTATTATGAGGTAAGTAAACGCCAAAAGGCTCTCCTTGTAATTTGTCATAATTTTAAAGGGAAAGGCCTTTGTATACACAGCCAAGGATTTGAAGCATTATGGCAAAGGGTTTGTAGAGCATGGATTTCAAACAGGAAAATACGCACTGCGGTAGGTATTTCTATCTGTTGGAAATAATTTATGTAGCATAATTCCGCTTACGCTACATTAGTAAATCTTCCCGACATTATGACTCATTAATTACCCTTCAGATTAATCAGTGTTAAAGTCCATTAAAACCatttgtcaacaacaaaaaaagactaagagtctacagccacgccagaggctctgtgaggctgtggcGGCCACTGTAAGGAAACTGAACTGAAGTGAAATGAATAAAGGTTTGTTTTTGGTCCTCAGCAGTTGTGGTGAAGTAAACTGATGAACGGTGGTGGTTGTatgtaaaagggacagttcaccccaaatcaaaaatacttgtttatcaatctagattgttttggtgcgagttgcagagtgttggagatatcagccatagagatgtctgccttctctccaatataatggaactagatggcactcagcttgtggtgctcaaagtgccaaaaaaatacatttaaaaaaatcaacagcaatgtctctttccagaaatcatcatCAAACATAGACTTTTACTCGGACGAGTGGTGTTTGCGTTTATTAAGATTAtacagccaaaccctgttcttttttccttaaccttaccacgtgcttttgttgcctaaacctgaccacatgttTTTCTaagctaaacataaccatgtatgttagttgttgaaggcaaCAAAACACCAGTTTGCGGTGTTTTACCAATggagtgcgtttattttgaaagagactgtatgtaaacagtaaatatcctgtgaaaacagaagtgtattttgagagaagacaatgcatgtaacaggcagaacttgacacggcgtcccagaacatcaacaaccaacgcacccagggtaccttgcacgtcgtatctggatgtggTAAGTCCATGGCCAAAGGTCGATATGTGGTGAAGGtggagtgacaatgtgttggaACTGTCTTTTTGATGAATGATGTACAGGTGAAGCTGATAAATAAAAACCCACCCAGGGCACAATTTAGGCTAGAACCGCCATTGCTTGTAGTGCTAAAATGTATGTCTATACAAAACTTCATGACAATCATATTCAATAGTTGTCCAGACATTAACTCAAAACACAACCTAatggtggtgctagaggaaGTGTCAGGGGTCACTacagtcagtaggattcatcctctgcgGACCATGAATGTCGGTACAAAATTATATAATGATCCATGGAATAGATGTGGAGATATTACCATCTAGACAAAAGTGGTGACTTGACAGACCAACCAACCAGCAGTGTAATGTCTAGAGCTCATGTTTCCCCAGGTGAATAAAATGTAACTTCATCACAATTAAAGGATTTACTTCACGAAAACTGTTCTCATGTTGTCAGGCTGGGAAATAAATGGTCTATTATAGGTTACAAAGTACCACAGTTATGAGCCGTTTTGTCAGAGTCGGCATTGCATTTTTCACATGCTGGATATCTGCCGATGTCTTCAGCCTAATTGTTTTTCCAACCCCAGAAGCTTACTCTCAAATACCAAAAAGGTGCAGACATTCCCAGAAACACATCCTCCGTTCTGCTGACTCACTGCTCTCACTCTGCATTTTGCGAGGAATGTTCTGCAGTAGTTGACTGGGGCCACTTTGACAGACCCACAACAGTCGAGCAGCAGAAacctttttattgcttttaacCACTGATTCCTGGCAGCGAAAGGAAGGTGTTGCAAGTACGCACAAGCTACAACTGGACCTCACACACATCCATGACTACACACCCAGTGAATTAGTAAACATTATGAACTTCCACACAAACAGATTGTTCTGCACCAACAGCATTCAGGGTTAATCCTCTCTGGTATCACAAAGAATAATGAATTATTGGTCAAGACCACAACTGAACCTCATATGTCATAAATAATGGGGTAGAAACACAATGAAAAATTGATGGTGTGCATTCAGGTGCCCCTTTTATTTAAATGTCCTGTAATGGAGTTAAGACAACAACTTCCTTGTTAGAGGTAAAAATACAGTTTCTCAAACCCTCACTGCTTAAACAAACTTCCCAGAAAGAGATCTGTGTTTGAATCTGCAGAGCTTCATTATCAAGGCAGAAGCCACGGCAGCTATAACGAGCCTAATCATCTGTAATTGATGTTTATCGGACATCAGGAAGCTTAATTCCTCTCCTGATTGATTGAAAAGCTATTTTCTATTAACTCCTGCCCGTGCTAGTCGAGGGCCGGACACATCTGCAAGGCTCAGGAAATCGTTTACTCTGATGAGCTCTTGTACGGTTGGAAATAATCTCCCAAGAGCTTTCCTTTGTTCTGCAGGCAACAAGTCACCAGCACATGTACAATGGCAGTCATTTACCAGTATGCAGGAACTGATGTAACAAAGTCTTATGTGAAAATCTGTCTGTAATTTTAGGGGAGCTGCTGAAAGTGGGGAAGTTACAGTGGTTATCAAGGCAACTCCTCCCATCACAGATGTTGTTGTTGAACCAGACCTACATTACGTCCAGAAGAAGCCAGCTCACACCAACTTGTTCTTGTAACTACTACAGCTGTTTGAAGCGCTACTGTAGGATGACTTCGCCATCTCACCATCAGCTGTTTCCTCCGCTTACCTCCGTGTAAACTGCAGGAGGGATTTTGTATCTGTATCCTCGCAATACATATTTTAACAATTTCTAtactactttatttatttattttttaataagtgAATGAGCTTTTAATATTACCCttaaactgatttgtttttgacacataaatgaattaaattttgACACATAACACGTTAAAATAATTacaccccttaaaatcaagagGGCTTCGCAACCTCACGTGGCTCTTTGGCGCACCCCTAAGGGGGTCGTGCCCACCtgtttgggaaccactgctctaaggCACTGGTTCTCTCTCTAGTGATACGCAAAGGGATGAGTGCAGCAACAACaaattctcactccgaccttatTACCTATCAACATTTGGCCATCGACTATGGACGATATTAtgtacaaggtaccctgggtgcgttggttgttgatgttttgggacgccgtgtcaatttctgcctgttcaaaataaacccactacatcagtacaacacagcaaactgacgtttttttccttcaacaacaaacgcatgtggttacatttgcccaacacacatacatgtagcCTGGAAAACTTGGAAAAGCCAGACCTAAACCTAGAAaaatttagggtctggccatgagtaatgcaaatggcccaactcgaggggcggcaccaagcatgcatttgaaaatatcactgcacgcaattgaataacactacgaccaatcagaacaatacccggggtgacgtatccagagcgctaccagcggagctaactggtagattagactcttacTGTATCTGGtcggcaaaacaacaaaaacatccttcttgcaaaggaaagactcgagcgccgtcttctgttcctcttttagagaaaaagccatgtctaactcattcattgtggcggccaaagccgtttcaaacaactgctgttcatccgtagccatcttgcaatgtttactgactgatttggctttacagtcttattGGAAGTGACcagtgaaagttggtggttgttagacccatccagTTCCGCCGCCATAACTTTTGCTGTTGTCTCGTTTCCACCTGATGCCACTGAGTGCCATTTAACAATGGCGACCGCCCACATATCTTGCTGACATGAAAGGTCAGCCTTTTTCGTCAGTGTGtaacaccagaagtcactgactaaGCGCCGGTTTTTGaggactttggagtgagaccgggttggctGCAATGattcctaaaacctggaaacaggttagcatttttgcacctctggttcccttgtcttgaGACAAGGACTAAGACTATACGCGTAACTCTCAGCATCAAATATTGTTGTGGATAGGCTTATATTGGAGTTTGTTAAAAACCCAGTGCGTCTCACAGATACACCAAAGGGTTCCTTCATCATCTGTGTCACATGCCAAAGGGACATGACAAAGCATTAGTATATgttgacctgggaatgagaacaggctgggtACATGGTTGTAGAACCACTGCCCTGGTGTCTAGTTTTAAGTcttcttcttcaacattttggctTTTCTGTCTAGAGGTAGGTGAAAAGACTGATACAGGCTGAAGCCTGAAGAtgattagcctagcttagcagaAACACTGGAGGCTGTCCAAAGTTCAACAATAAACTTACCTGCACCTCTTAAGGtcactaattaacacactgTATCTTATTTAATCCATACACATACAGAAAACTACCAATGACAATTTTTGCACTACGTATTTCTGGATGAACAGTACTTTTGTGCCATCACGTATGAACAGATTTAAAAGTAGAACCCTCAATATTTCTGTTTTAGGAACAAGAGTTTAGTAGTGAAACAGATACCAAACATGCACAAGACATAAGGCAGAATTCAGTGGTTTTAATTCTCAGATCTGCAATAAGTTAGACATAGATACATAGATTTTTGGGTTATGTTGCAGCTCAGTGTGAGGCAGGAAAGGAAGTGGTGGTCGTCCTCTGTTTCGCTGCCTAGATGAGCAGAGTCCTAGACTTCCCAGCATGGCCGGTACACTCGTCCCACCATGCACCTCATTGTGTCCCTCCTCAGGATGGGGATGCTCAGGTCCTGGCCGGCGTCTCTGTGCTCGATGACCATGCTGTTGTCGTCAGCTCTCCGTTTATGAAGGGACAGTCCATTGTGCAGCACCCGCAGGTCCCTCCACAGACTTGGATCAGCGATGACGATTACCCTCGGCCCTCTGGTTTTGCCCACAGTGGGTAGATCTGCATCGCCGAGGCTGTTTTCTGGCGTTTCATCGCTCAGCAGCGAGGAGAAAGTATCCTGTTCCAAGGAGCCGTCGTCAGTCTTGCCCATGGGTAACGCCACTGACATTGTATAGCACTCCAATAAGAGTGCTGCGGTGAAGATGACGGACATGAGTGACTGTCTCATGGTGAAGATCTTGCAAAGGGCTGCGTTCGTGAAGGAGTGTCTTTCCAGAGCTCTTGCTTCGTTGTTCTGACCTCAAGATCGTATCACGCTCTTTTATACCATTTTAGATGCGCTGGATTGGCCACGTTGAATTGTGTCCAATCGTGGCGTCTCCTGTTGTGTCCAGGAAATTAGTTGAAAGCCTTAAAAGCCAATTGAGCAGAACTCTCACAGTGTTCAAGAGTGTTGTTTTGGCAGAAAGTTAATTAAAATCATCTCCAACGTGGTGAGTGATATTAGACTCCTGATGATGAAACAGTGGGATTTCTTTGAGCAGgtgacacagaggaaaacattaATCCAAAATGACTGCCCTTTAAAACAACACGGAGGGATTACTCACCCGTGAGGCTCATTGTGGCATCAGATGCTCAAAGATAAAACCTGTCCTCTCATGGCATTGTTGCAACGATCTTCTATGGGATTTAATCTTGGATTAGTgcaaaagaaagcaaacaaatgtttcccgaagtgtttgtgtctttgtggcagCAGCTTCCTGTCGACGTGTCAAAGAGAAAGTtcggaaatgtttttttttataggaGAATATTTGCTCCCAAGGCCCTGAGGTGGAAGATGATTTGATCTCTTGCTGGACCGCAGTATAATTACAATCCTCCCTAATTACGGTTGCCAGATGGGTGCTGCTGGAGCTTTGCACACCTGGGCTTGCATAAGATCCAtatgaaatgtaatttatgCAGGTGGCATTTGAGTCAGATCAAACGGGTTGACAAATTAGCGTTTTTATTTGTGATTCGGATCATTTCATGCCATCGCTGTTCcagaaaaggttaaaaaaaagaggttATGTCCACCAAGATGTTCAGACCAGAGGCTGTGAATACGCTCATGAGCACTAAAACTTATTACCCTTAACACGATTAAGCACTGTAGTTTGACAGTGAGGGGATTTGAGATTTTACTGACGTGATTTGTAGCACATTATAAAACTTTGATGGCTAGACGTATAATTTGATGTCATTAAATTGTTAAGGTTATTTTAGTCTTGGTAATGTGTAGCTGGGCAGTTCAGATGGGAAGTGCCGTGGACCATTTCTTAGTGAAAACCATGTCTGTGGTTTCTCAAAAGTCTGGCATTTGAGAATTATCTACACCCTGTTTTTATGACCGTCTGAAAGGCCTTGTGTGGTTTTCAGGAGACAGACGGTTTTGTTTAAATCTTATCTTTCATTCCTCGGTGTCAGATAGTCATCATCGGTGGGACGGATGGAGCTCACATGCAGATGGTGTTAATGGCACTAAAGAGCTTCTAGCTGTTTTTGGATGAAACCCATACAGATCTGTAAAACAGAGGTGTTTTAGGAATGAGGAAAATAATAGTTTTATCCCTCAAGATAATATTTTTTGGCCAAAATTTCAAATCCACATGGTAAACCTGTCAGTAAAAGGACCAATGAAAAATATCATGTAATCTCTCATCTCTCAGATTCTCATTTATTCCCTTTTATATGAACAGTAACAGCACTTGTTTGAGGTTTAGGCAACTTTAACTAGTTGGTTAGGGTCAGGGAGTAGTTAAGGTTAAGTTAAGGAAGTCACATAAATACCAAGGCCAGACCTCTAGAAGgcactgaaaaaaatcaacataatgACCAATTATATGTATTAGAGCTACTGTTGTGCAACAAAGCAAACGCATAGACAGAGTAAAGGTCTAACATAAGAGACTGAAAtatgcagactgataaaggcaACATTTTTGGAGCTCATTGCTCTTTCAGGAGACCGTTAAAGGAAACCAATGATTGCTGCTGGTAGTAGTCAAAACTTGGTCCCTGGTGTCGATGTCACACACTTTGTACACCTTacccttaaagggacagttggTCATTTTTATAAGAATACCTTTTTATGATAGTCTTCAACTCAACTTCAACTACAACTTTATTATTATCCCAAAGAAAATTTGTTCTACAGCAGGAATCAAGACACAGAAATATGTAAAAACTTCCCAAGCtcaagtgaaaacaaaaatactcACTCAACCAGAAACTG contains these protein-coding regions:
- the pmchl gene encoding pro-melanin-concentrating hormone, like, translated to MRQSLMSVIFTAALLLECYTMSVALPMGKTDDGSLEQDTFSSLLSDETPENSLGDADLPTVGKTRGPRVIVIADPSLWRDLRVLHNGLSLHKRRADDNSMVIEHRDAGQDLSIPILRRDTMRCMVGRVYRPCWEV